One segment of Anopheles stephensi strain Indian chromosome 3, UCI_ANSTEP_V1.0, whole genome shotgun sequence DNA contains the following:
- the LOC118513148 gene encoding TBC1 domain family member 13 isoform X2 has protein sequence MSLYKIRVADLENILEQDEIDLKTLHSFCFNGIPDCNGFRALCWKLLLGYLSPRKSSWPSKLTKQRELYKQFVKEMVISPGEQDGPECIDHPLSDGPESNWSTFFRDNEVLLQIDKDVRRLCPDISFFQQATEFPCEFVKERERKLHVRVAPTTLSSANVERKGVGMTKINLITKRATESYEAMDAGQEAHWEVVERILFLYAKLNPGQGYVQGMNEIIGPIYYVFASDPHLEYRRYAEADCFFCFTALMGEIRDFFIKTLDESEGGIKGMMAKLSNLLHEQDAEVWERLRDQELYPQYYSFRWLTLLLSQEFPLPDVLRIWDSVFADDKRYDFLIKICCAMILLLREQILENDFANNVKLLQNFPAMDINLVLRKATCLN, from the exons ATGTCGCTGTACAAAATACG CGTGGCCGACCTGGAGAACATCTTGGAGCAGGATGAGATCGACCTGAAAACGCTTCACAGCTTCTGCTTCAATG GCATTCCGGATTGTAACGGTTTCAGGGCGCTTTGCTGGAAGCTGTTGCTCGGGTATCTTAGTCCTAGAAAGTCATCATGGCCTTCGAAGCTAACGAAGCAGCGAGAACTGTACAAACAGTTTGTTA AGGAAATGGTAATATCGCCCGGTGAACAGGATGGCCCCGAGTGCATTGACCATCCGCTGAGTGACGGTCCGGAAAGTAACTGGAGCACATTCTTCAGGGATAATGAAGTGTTGCTACAGATCGATAAGGATGTACGGCGCCTTTGTCCCGACATTTCGTTCTTTCAGCAAGCAACCGAATTTCCTTGTGAGTTCGTGAAGGAGCGCGAACGCAAGCTGCACGTGCGAGTCGCACCAACAACGCTCAGTTCCGCTAATGTAGAACGAAAGGGTGTCGGTATGACAAAG ATCAATCTCATCACAAAGCGAGCGACGGAAAGCTACGAAGCGATGGATGCCGGTCAGGAAGCACACTGGGAGGTGGTCGAACGGATACTGTTCCTGTACGCAAAGCTAAACCCGGGCCAGGGCTATGTGCAAGGCATGAACGAAATTATTGGCCCCATCTACTACGTGTTCGCCTCCGATCCACATCTCGAATATCGCCGGTACGCCGAAGCGGACTGCTTTTTCTGCTTCACCGCACTGATGGGTGAAATAAGAGACTTTTTCATCAAAACGCTGGACGAATCGGAGGGTGGCATTAAGGGCATGATGGCCAAGCTGTCCAATCTGCTGCACGAACAGGACGCCGAAGTGTGGGAACGGTTGCGGGACCAGGAGCTCTACCCGCAGTACTACAGCTTCCGGTGGTTGACGTTGCTACTGTCGCAGGAATTTCCACTGCCGGATGTGTTGCGCATCTGGGATTCGGTGTTTGCGGACGATAAGCGGTATGATTTTCTGATCAAAATCTGCTGCGCAATGATACT CTTACTGCGGGAACAAATTTTGGAGAACGATTTTGCAAACAACGTGAAGCTGCTGCAAAACTTCCCAGCGATGGACATCAATCTGGTGCTGCGGAAGGCGACCTGCCTCAACTAG
- the LOC118513148 gene encoding TBC1 domain family member 13 isoform X1: MSLYKIRVADLENILEQDEIDLKTLHSFCFNGIPDCNGFRALCWKLLLGYLSPRKSSWPSKLTKQRELYKQFVKEMVISPGEQDGPECIDHPLSDGPESNWSTFFRDNEVLLQIDKDVRRLCPDISFFQQATEFPCEFVKERERKLHVRVAPTTLSSANVERKGVGMTKQINLITKRATESYEAMDAGQEAHWEVVERILFLYAKLNPGQGYVQGMNEIIGPIYYVFASDPHLEYRRYAEADCFFCFTALMGEIRDFFIKTLDESEGGIKGMMAKLSNLLHEQDAEVWERLRDQELYPQYYSFRWLTLLLSQEFPLPDVLRIWDSVFADDKRYDFLIKICCAMILLLREQILENDFANNVKLLQNFPAMDINLVLRKATCLN; encoded by the exons ATGTCGCTGTACAAAATACG CGTGGCCGACCTGGAGAACATCTTGGAGCAGGATGAGATCGACCTGAAAACGCTTCACAGCTTCTGCTTCAATG GCATTCCGGATTGTAACGGTTTCAGGGCGCTTTGCTGGAAGCTGTTGCTCGGGTATCTTAGTCCTAGAAAGTCATCATGGCCTTCGAAGCTAACGAAGCAGCGAGAACTGTACAAACAGTTTGTTA AGGAAATGGTAATATCGCCCGGTGAACAGGATGGCCCCGAGTGCATTGACCATCCGCTGAGTGACGGTCCGGAAAGTAACTGGAGCACATTCTTCAGGGATAATGAAGTGTTGCTACAGATCGATAAGGATGTACGGCGCCTTTGTCCCGACATTTCGTTCTTTCAGCAAGCAACCGAATTTCCTTGTGAGTTCGTGAAGGAGCGCGAACGCAAGCTGCACGTGCGAGTCGCACCAACAACGCTCAGTTCCGCTAATGTAGAACGAAAGGGTGTCGGTATGACAAAG CAA ATCAATCTCATCACAAAGCGAGCGACGGAAAGCTACGAAGCGATGGATGCCGGTCAGGAAGCACACTGGGAGGTGGTCGAACGGATACTGTTCCTGTACGCAAAGCTAAACCCGGGCCAGGGCTATGTGCAAGGCATGAACGAAATTATTGGCCCCATCTACTACGTGTTCGCCTCCGATCCACATCTCGAATATCGCCGGTACGCCGAAGCGGACTGCTTTTTCTGCTTCACCGCACTGATGGGTGAAATAAGAGACTTTTTCATCAAAACGCTGGACGAATCGGAGGGTGGCATTAAGGGCATGATGGCCAAGCTGTCCAATCTGCTGCACGAACAGGACGCCGAAGTGTGGGAACGGTTGCGGGACCAGGAGCTCTACCCGCAGTACTACAGCTTCCGGTGGTTGACGTTGCTACTGTCGCAGGAATTTCCACTGCCGGATGTGTTGCGCATCTGGGATTCGGTGTTTGCGGACGATAAGCGGTATGATTTTCTGATCAAAATCTGCTGCGCAATGATACT CTTACTGCGGGAACAAATTTTGGAGAACGATTTTGCAAACAACGTGAAGCTGCTGCAAAACTTCCCAGCGATGGACATCAATCTGGTGCTGCGGAAGGCGACCTGCCTCAACTAG